From Rhizobium sp. NZLR1, a single genomic window includes:
- a CDS encoding helix-turn-helix domain-containing protein, producing MIENKKKPNPIDIHVGSRIRLRRTMLGMSQEKLGESLGITFQQIQKYEKGTNRVGASRLQNISNILNVPVSFFFEDAPGENSGAGGMETSSSNYVVDFLSSSEGLQLNRAFVKISDPKVRRKVVELVKALAAEADSD from the coding sequence ATGATTGAAAACAAAAAGAAGCCTAATCCGATCGACATCCACGTTGGCAGCCGTATTCGCCTTCGCCGAACAATGCTGGGCATGAGCCAGGAAAAACTCGGGGAAAGCCTCGGCATTACCTTTCAGCAGATCCAGAAATACGAAAAGGGCACCAACCGCGTCGGCGCAAGCCGTCTGCAGAATATCTCGAACATCCTCAATGTCCCGGTTTCCTTTTTCTTCGAGGACGCGCCCGGCGAAAATTCCGGCGCCGGCGGGATGGAAACTTCCAGCTCGAATTACGTCGTCGATTTCCTCTCTTCCTCGGAAGGCCTGCAGCTCAACCGCGCCTTCGTCAAGATTTCCGATCCCAAGGTTCGCCGCAAGGTCGTGGAGCTGGTGAAGGCATTGGCCGCTGAGGCCGACTCCGACTGA
- the lnt gene encoding apolipoprotein N-acyltransferase — MERLADRVILVWGFKRSLLAIAAGAFAVLALPPFGFFAAMFLSFTLLVWLIDGAAAAPESGLVGRLWPAFATGWLFGFGYFVAGLWWLGHALLVDQEEFAWALPLAILGLPACLAIFYGLAAAIARIFWSDGMGRIAALAAGFGLMEWLRSVILTGFPWNAIGYGMMPVPLMMQSAHVIGVMGVTALAVFIFSAPALAGTRQGARGGIALAALLFAAHLGYGAYALYLAPRPDALPEDKRPVVRLVQPAIDQAEKMDNDADRNAIFETHLKLSAEAPKNGGRKPDIIVWPETSIPFILTDNQDALMRIADTLDDNQILIAGAVRAEEMGPGTPTRYYNSIYVIDGRGQIIAASDKVHLVPFGEYLPFEDLLTEFGIQNVVEMPGGFSAAASRHLLALPGGLNLYPLICYEIIFPDEMTGDIKDANAILNITNDAWFGATPGPYQHFQQARVRAVETGLPLIRDANSGISAIVNAHGEIIAGLGLEEIGFIDATLDRFGGEAGTTFPLQTHFWLTEALLILIALVSRRGFISGLN, encoded by the coding sequence ATGGAGCGGCTTGCGGACAGGGTTATCCTCGTCTGGGGGTTCAAACGGTCGCTGCTGGCCATCGCCGCCGGAGCATTCGCCGTGCTGGCGCTGCCGCCTTTCGGCTTTTTTGCGGCAATGTTCCTCTCCTTCACCCTGCTCGTCTGGCTGATCGACGGGGCGGCGGCGGCGCCTGAAAGCGGCCTGGTCGGCAGACTGTGGCCGGCCTTTGCCACCGGCTGGCTGTTCGGCTTCGGTTATTTCGTCGCTGGTCTCTGGTGGCTCGGCCATGCGCTGCTGGTCGATCAGGAGGAGTTCGCCTGGGCGTTGCCCTTGGCAATTCTCGGGTTGCCGGCCTGTCTTGCGATTTTCTACGGGCTGGCAGCCGCCATTGCCCGCATCTTCTGGTCTGATGGGATGGGACGGATCGCCGCACTTGCGGCCGGCTTCGGGCTGATGGAATGGCTTCGAAGCGTCATCCTGACCGGCTTTCCCTGGAACGCCATCGGCTACGGCATGATGCCCGTTCCGCTGATGATGCAGTCGGCGCATGTGATCGGGGTGATGGGGGTGACGGCACTTGCCGTCTTCATTTTTTCCGCGCCTGCCCTTGCCGGCACGCGGCAAGGCGCGCGCGGCGGCATCGCGCTCGCCGCCCTGCTGTTTGCCGCCCATCTCGGTTATGGCGCTTATGCCCTCTATCTCGCACCGCGGCCCGACGCCTTGCCCGAGGACAAGCGGCCGGTGGTGCGGTTGGTGCAACCTGCCATCGATCAGGCGGAGAAGATGGACAACGACGCCGACCGCAATGCGATCTTCGAGACCCATCTGAAGCTGTCGGCCGAAGCGCCGAAGAATGGCGGACGGAAGCCCGATATCATCGTCTGGCCGGAAACCTCGATCCCTTTCATCCTCACCGACAACCAGGATGCGCTGATGCGGATCGCCGATACGCTCGACGACAACCAGATCCTGATCGCCGGCGCCGTCCGCGCCGAGGAAATGGGACCGGGCACGCCGACACGCTACTATAATTCCATCTATGTCATCGACGGCCGCGGTCAGATCATCGCTGCCTCCGACAAGGTGCATCTGGTGCCTTTCGGCGAATACCTGCCCTTCGAGGACCTGCTCACCGAATTTGGCATCCAGAACGTCGTCGAGATGCCGGGCGGGTTTTCGGCGGCTGCCAGCCGCCACCTGCTGGCGCTGCCCGGCGGGCTCAATCTCTATCCGCTGATCTGCTACGAGATCATTTTCCCCGATGAAATGACCGGCGACATCAAAGACGCCAATGCGATCCTCAACATCACCAATGATGCCTGGTTCGGTGCGACACCCGGCCCCTATCAGCACTTCCAGCAGGCGCGAGTGCGGGCGGTCGAAACCGGGCTGCCGCTGATTCGCGACGCCAATAGCGGCATTTCAGCAATTGTGAATGCACATGGGGAAATAATTGCGGGCCTCGGTCTCGAGGAAATCGGCTTTATTGATGCAACTCTTGATAGGTTCGGCGGAGAGGCTGGAACGACATTCCCCCTGCAAACACACTTCTGGTTGACCGAGGCGCTGCTCATTTTGATTGCGCTGGTTTCTCGTAGAGGTTTTATTTCCGGGCTGAATTGA
- a CDS encoding hemolysin family protein, translating to MSDFTTKPAADAKDSEPSSSSDEAGSSRPSGRSQSFWSRAARILRPQQGSLREDLADALMTDAHGDDAFSPDERAMLHNILRFREVRVADVMVPRADIEAVDQNITIGELMILFEESGRSRMPVYADTLDDPRGMVHIRDLLSYVAKQARNKRRGPTKPAASLPALPAIEVAPENIQKTTRLAKPNLDLARVDLQKTLTEAGIIRKILFVPPSMLASDLLRRMQVNRTQMALVIDEYGGTDGLASHEDIVEMVVGDIDDEHDDEEVMFKRVAEDVFIADARVELEEIAAAIGPDFDISEQVDEVDTLGGLIFSALGRIPVRGEVVQALPGFEFHILDADPRRIKRLRITRKRHAIRRRAKVDGDIAPGSDVGDDRSAESTAN from the coding sequence ATGAGCGACTTTACGACGAAGCCGGCGGCAGACGCCAAGGACTCCGAGCCATCCTCCTCTTCGGACGAGGCAGGCAGTAGTCGGCCATCCGGCCGATCCCAATCCTTCTGGTCGCGCGCCGCGCGCATCCTCCGTCCGCAGCAGGGCTCGCTGCGTGAGGATCTTGCCGACGCGCTGATGACCGATGCGCACGGCGACGATGCCTTTTCGCCCGACGAACGGGCAATGCTGCACAACATCCTGCGCTTTCGTGAGGTGCGCGTCGCCGACGTGATGGTGCCGCGCGCCGATATCGAGGCGGTCGATCAGAACATCACCATCGGCGAACTGATGATCCTGTTTGAGGAATCCGGCCGCTCGCGCATGCCCGTCTATGCCGATACGCTCGACGATCCGCGCGGCATGGTGCATATCCGCGACCTGCTCTCTTATGTCGCCAAGCAGGCGCGCAACAAGCGCCGCGGCCCGACGAAACCGGCCGCTAGCCTGCCGGCGCTGCCGGCGATCGAGGTTGCGCCCGAAAACATCCAGAAGACCACGCGTCTGGCCAAGCCCAATTTGGACCTCGCCCGCGTCGACTTGCAGAAGACGCTGACGGAAGCCGGCATCATCCGCAAGATCCTGTTCGTGCCGCCGTCGATGCTGGCATCCGACCTGTTGCGCCGCATGCAGGTGAACCGCACGCAGATGGCGCTCGTCATCGACGAATATGGCGGCACCGACGGGCTCGCCTCGCATGAGGACATCGTCGAAATGGTGGTCGGCGACATCGACGACGAACATGACGACGAAGAGGTGATGTTCAAGCGGGTCGCCGAAGACGTCTTCATCGCCGACGCCCGCGTCGAACTGGAAGAGATCGCCGCAGCGATCGGGCCGGATTTCGACATCAGCGAGCAGGTCGACGAGGTCGATACGCTGGGCGGCCTGATCTTCTCCGCGCTCGGCCGCATCCCGGTGCGCGGCGAGGTCGTCCAGGCGCTGCCCGGCTTCGAATTCCACATCCTCGACGCCGATCCGCGCCGCATCAAGCGGCTGCGCATCACCCGCAAGCGCCACGCGATCCGCCGCCGCGCCAAAGTCGATGGCGACATCGCGCCCGGCTCCGACGTCGGCGACGACCGGTCGGCGGAATCGACCGCCAACTAA
- the ybeY gene encoding rRNA maturation RNase YbeY: MAELDIQISVEDIGWPGEETLLSFCERVLGAAVVYLRDSEKQPFPTMPPEVSLVFTDDASIQDINAEWRGKDKATNVLSFPAFPVQPGKMPGPMLGDIIVARETVEREAGELEKSFDDHLTHLLVHGFLHLLGYDHMNSAEAEIMEGLETRILAQLGLSDPYEGQDLKMEP; this comes from the coding sequence ATGGCCGAACTCGACATCCAGATCAGCGTCGAGGACATCGGCTGGCCGGGCGAGGAGACGCTGCTGTCGTTTTGCGAACGCGTGCTCGGCGCAGCCGTGGTCTATCTCCGCGACAGCGAGAAGCAACCGTTCCCGACGATGCCGCCCGAGGTTTCGCTTGTTTTCACCGACGACGCCTCGATCCAGGACATCAACGCCGAATGGCGCGGCAAGGACAAGGCGACCAATGTGCTGTCCTTTCCGGCCTTTCCGGTTCAGCCCGGCAAGATGCCCGGTCCGATGCTCGGCGACATCATCGTCGCTCGGGAGACGGTGGAGCGGGAAGCCGGCGAGCTCGAAAAGAGTTTCGACGACCACCTGACCCACCTTCTGGTGCACGGTTTCTTGCATCTTCTCGGCTACGACCATATGAATAGTGCCGAAGCCGAAATTATGGAGGGGCTGGAGACTCGCATTTTGGCGCAGCTCGGCCTATCTGATCCCTACGAGGGTCAAGACCTTAAAATGGAACCATGA
- the miaB gene encoding tRNA (N6-isopentenyl adenosine(37)-C2)-methylthiotransferase MiaB, translated as MTQDSALLQAPKPIVADGSNSRKVFIKTYGCQMNVYDSMRMSDALARDGYEPTEDMEEADLVLLNTCHIREKAAEKVYSALGRLRDMKKRKAADGREMMIGVAGCVAQAEGEEILRRAPAVDVVIGPQTYHRLPEALRRAKEGQRVVDTEYAIEDKFEHLPIPESRKIRARGVTAFLTVQEGCDKFCTFCVVPYTRGSEVSRPVSQIVEEAEKLVEGGVREITLLGQNVNAWHGAGLQGEAWSLGDLLYRLAEIPGLARLRYTTSHPRDMDDRLINAHRDLGALMPYLHLPVQSGSDRILKAMNRRHTAAEYLTLIGRIRAVRPDIALSGDFITGFPGETDADFEDTLRLVEEVRYAQAFSFKYSTRPGTPGAELKDQVPEEIKAERLERLQALLLKQQQEFAESCIGKEIDLLLEKPGRMPEQLIGRSPWLQSVNVDAKASQIGDIIKVRITGTGTNSLFAERAEAAV; from the coding sequence ATGACACAGGACAGCGCCCTTCTCCAGGCCCCGAAGCCGATCGTCGCCGACGGCAGCAACAGCCGCAAGGTCTTCATCAAGACCTATGGCTGCCAGATGAACGTCTACGATTCTATGCGCATGAGCGATGCGCTCGCCCGCGATGGCTATGAGCCGACCGAGGACATGGAAGAGGCGGACCTGGTTCTGCTCAACACCTGCCATATCCGCGAAAAGGCGGCCGAGAAGGTCTATTCGGCGCTCGGGCGGCTGCGCGACATGAAAAAGAGGAAGGCAGCGGACGGAAGGGAGATGATGATCGGCGTTGCCGGCTGCGTCGCCCAGGCCGAAGGCGAGGAGATCCTGCGCCGGGCGCCTGCCGTCGACGTCGTCATCGGCCCGCAGACCTACCACCGCCTGCCGGAGGCGCTGCGCCGGGCCAAAGAGGGCCAGCGCGTCGTCGATACGGAATATGCGATCGAGGACAAGTTCGAGCATCTGCCGATCCCCGAGAGCCGCAAGATCCGCGCCCGCGGCGTCACCGCCTTCCTGACGGTGCAGGAGGGCTGCGACAAGTTCTGCACCTTCTGCGTCGTGCCCTATACGCGGGGCTCGGAAGTGTCGCGGCCGGTTTCTCAGATCGTCGAGGAAGCCGAAAAGCTCGTCGAAGGCGGGGTGCGCGAAATCACCCTGCTCGGGCAGAACGTCAATGCCTGGCACGGCGCCGGGCTGCAGGGCGAGGCATGGAGCCTCGGCGACTTGCTCTACCGCCTTGCCGAGATCCCCGGCCTTGCGCGGCTGCGTTATACCACAAGCCATCCGCGCGACATGGACGACCGGCTGATCAACGCCCATCGCGACCTCGGGGCGCTGATGCCCTATCTGCACCTGCCGGTGCAATCAGGCTCCGACCGTATCCTCAAAGCGATGAACCGGCGCCATACGGCAGCCGAATACCTGACGTTGATTGGGCGCATCCGCGCGGTGCGGCCCGATATTGCGCTGTCGGGCGATTTCATTACCGGCTTTCCGGGGGAGACAGACGCCGATTTTGAGGATACACTCCGGCTTGTGGAGGAGGTCCGTTATGCACAGGCCTTCTCGTTCAAATACTCGACACGGCCGGGCACGCCCGGCGCGGAGCTGAAGGACCAGGTGCCGGAAGAGATCAAGGCAGAACGGCTGGAACGCCTGCAAGCGCTTCTCCTGAAGCAGCAGCAGGAATTTGCCGAATCCTGCATCGGCAAAGAGATTGATCTGTTGCTCGAAAAGCCCGGTCGCATGCCGGAACAGCTAATCGGCCGTTCTCCCTGGCTTCAATCAGTGAATGTTGATGCAAAAGCATCGCAAATCGGTGACATTATTAAAGTGCGAATCACCGGAACCGGAACCAACAGCCTGTTTGCCGAACGCGCAGAGGCTGCGGTTTAA
- a CDS encoding 1-acyl-sn-glycerol-3-phosphate acyltransferase, with the protein MIAWLRIGLAAVVILAVSIVLMPLQLLALRFDWRLRRRLPRAWHRIVCYCLGVRIRVTGRLEERRPLMLCSNHSSWLDIMVMSAVADVAFIAKIEVADWPIFGTLAKLQKSVFVVREEKRRTGHQANEIAGRMADGEIVVLFPEGTTSDGNRLLEVKSSLFGAAAMAVPASPTGTVVVQPVAIAYTRVHGIAMGRYHRPLAAWPGDIELLPHLIDIVRCGAIDAEVCFGEAVDYRADTNRKEVSGTIALRIRNLLNSCLRGREIS; encoded by the coding sequence TTGATCGCCTGGCTGCGCATCGGGCTTGCTGCGGTCGTCATCCTCGCCGTCAGCATCGTGCTCATGCCGCTGCAGCTGCTTGCCCTGCGTTTTGACTGGCGGCTGCGCCGCAGGCTTCCGCGCGCCTGGCACCGTATCGTCTGCTATTGTCTCGGCGTCCGCATCCGTGTCACCGGCAGGCTGGAGGAGCGTCGGCCGCTGATGCTCTGTTCCAACCACTCGTCCTGGCTCGACATCATGGTGATGTCGGCGGTTGCCGACGTCGCCTTCATTGCCAAGATCGAGGTGGCCGACTGGCCGATCTTCGGCACGCTCGCCAAGCTGCAGAAGAGCGTCTTCGTCGTGCGCGAGGAGAAGCGCAGGACCGGCCACCAGGCCAACGAGATCGCCGGGCGAATGGCCGACGGCGAGATCGTCGTGCTCTTCCCGGAAGGGACGACTTCCGACGGCAACCGGCTGCTGGAGGTCAAATCCTCGCTGTTCGGCGCTGCTGCGATGGCGGTGCCCGCTTCACCGACGGGAACCGTCGTGGTGCAGCCGGTGGCAATTGCCTACACCAGGGTGCACGGCATCGCCATGGGCCGCTATCATCGGCCGCTGGCCGCCTGGCCGGGGGATATCGAGCTGTTGCCGCATCTGATCGATATCGTGCGATGCGGCGCGATCGACGCCGAGGTTTGCTTCGGCGAGGCGGTGGATTACCGCGCCGACACCAATCGCAAGGAGGTGAGCGGCACGATCGCCTTGCGTATCCGCAACCTGTTGAACAGCTGCCTGCGCGGGCGGGAAATCTCCTGA
- a CDS encoding Fur family transcriptional regulator — MSDVAKTLEELCTERGMRMTEQRRVIARILEDSEDHPDVEELYRRSVKVDAKISISTVYRTVKLFEDAGIIARHDFRDGRSRYETVPEEHHDHLIDLKTGTVIEFRSPEIEALQERIAREHGFRLVDHRLELYGVPLKKEDL, encoded by the coding sequence ATGTCTGATGTAGCCAAGACCCTTGAGGAGCTTTGCACCGAACGCGGCATGCGCATGACCGAGCAGCGCCGCGTGATCGCGCGCATCCTCGAAGATTCCGAGGATCATCCCGACGTGGAAGAACTCTACCGCCGCTCGGTGAAGGTCGATGCGAAGATTTCGATTTCGACCGTCTATCGCACCGTGAAGCTGTTCGAGGATGCCGGCATTATCGCCCGCCACGATTTCCGCGACGGGCGCTCGCGCTACGAAACGGTGCCGGAAGAGCATCACGACCACCTGATCGACCTGAAGACCGGCACGGTCATCGAATTCCGCTCGCCGGAGATCGAGGCGCTGCAGGAACGCATTGCCCGCGAGCATGGCTTCCGGCTGGTCGACCACCGGCTCGAGCTCTACGGCGTTCCGTTGAAGAAGGAAGATCTCTGA
- a CDS encoding N-acetyltransferase produces the protein MLESYLTLKPEFEIIAMEREDCRDVAVLHGERFARPWGDGEFHGLLMQDTVFGFVARQTNAFLKKPLPGFILARHVAGEAEILTIAVQAKVARSGLGWRLMQAAIREARARGGESMFLEVDNGNTAALGLYRKLGFEKVGERKGYYKQDNGALSTALVMKRVLR, from the coding sequence ATGCTGGAATCCTACCTGACGCTGAAGCCGGAATTCGAAATCATCGCCATGGAGCGCGAGGATTGCCGCGATGTCGCCGTCCTGCATGGGGAGCGCTTTGCCCGACCCTGGGGCGATGGTGAATTTCACGGCCTGCTTATGCAGGACACCGTGTTCGGCTTCGTCGCGCGCCAGACCAATGCCTTTCTGAAAAAGCCGCTTCCCGGCTTCATCCTTGCCCGCCATGTCGCCGGCGAGGCGGAGATCCTGACGATCGCCGTGCAGGCGAAAGTCGCCCGTTCCGGGCTCGGCTGGCGGCTGATGCAGGCGGCGATCCGGGAAGCGCGCGCACGCGGCGGCGAGAGCATGTTCCTCGAGGTCGACAACGGCAATACCGCGGCCCTTGGCCTCTATCGCAAGCTCGGCTTCGAAAAGGTCGGCGAACGCAAGGGTTACTACAAGCAGGACAATGGCGCCCTCTCCACGGCGCTTGTCATGAAGCGCGTTCTTCGGTAG
- the tsaB gene encoding tRNA (adenosine(37)-N6)-threonylcarbamoyltransferase complex dimerization subunit type 1 TsaB, protein MIVLALDTAGVDCAAAVYDSGRNTMLGEASDMIGKGHAEHLIDIVDRALDQAGLALSHIDRIAVTIGPGSFTGIRVGVAAARGFALSLNVPAVGVTTLEVMASAQREKTPHRPVLAAMDAKRGEIYLQAFSSDGSSLDAPRALSVAEAQAFARDFDGEITGSATPLLKAGAGGDHSNSFPISVVARLGAAASLDAGKPKPLYLRGPDAKPQAGYAIARRV, encoded by the coding sequence ATGATTGTTCTGGCGCTCGACACGGCAGGTGTAGACTGCGCTGCCGCCGTTTACGACAGCGGCAGGAATACGATGCTGGGGGAGGCATCGGACATGATCGGCAAGGGGCATGCTGAACATCTGATCGATATCGTTGATCGCGCACTCGATCAGGCGGGGCTGGCACTTTCTCATATCGACCGGATTGCCGTCACCATCGGCCCCGGCTCGTTTACCGGTATCCGTGTCGGCGTTGCCGCAGCCCGGGGTTTTGCGCTTTCCCTCAATGTGCCGGCCGTCGGCGTCACGACGCTCGAGGTCATGGCATCAGCCCAGCGCGAGAAGACGCCTCATCGCCCCGTGCTGGCAGCGATGGACGCCAAACGGGGCGAAATCTACCTCCAGGCCTTTTCATCAGACGGTTCGTCTCTCGACGCGCCACGGGCGTTAAGCGTTGCAGAGGCGCAGGCTTTTGCTAGAGACTTCGACGGCGAGATCACCGGTTCGGCGACGCCGCTGCTGAAGGCCGGCGCCGGCGGCGATCACAGCAACAGTTTCCCGATCTCTGTCGTGGCGCGCCTCGGTGCTGCCGCCTCCCTGGATGCCGGAAAGCCGAAGCCCCTTTATCTGCGCGGACCCGACGCCAAGCCGCAGGCCGGGTATGCAATCGCCCGACGAGTGTGA
- a CDS encoding NifU family protein: protein MFIQTEATPNPATQKFLPGKVVMENGTAEFRSAEEAEASPLAARLFEIPGVTGVYFGYDFISVSKDDAEWQHLKPAILGSIMEHFMSGKPVMGDASMLSEDVDAGDEFFDEGDESIVLTIKELLETRVRPAVAQDGGDITFRGFKDGKVYLNMKGSCAGCPSSTATLKHGVQNLLRHFVPEVQEVIAA, encoded by the coding sequence ATGTTCATTCAGACCGAAGCCACGCCGAACCCCGCCACGCAGAAGTTCCTGCCGGGCAAGGTGGTGATGGAAAACGGCACGGCCGAGTTCCGCAGCGCCGAGGAGGCTGAGGCTTCGCCGCTCGCCGCCCGCCTGTTCGAAATCCCCGGCGTCACCGGCGTCTATTTCGGCTATGATTTTATTTCCGTCTCCAAGGATGATGCCGAATGGCAGCATCTTAAGCCGGCTATATTAGGCTCGATCATGGAGCATTTCATGTCCGGCAAGCCGGTCATGGGCGATGCCTCCATGCTTTCGGAAGACGTCGATGCCGGCGACGAATTCTTCGACGAGGGCGATGAATCGATCGTGCTGACCATCAAGGAGCTTCTGGAGACCCGCGTGCGCCCCGCCGTTGCCCAAGACGGCGGCGACATCACCTTCCGCGGCTTCAAGGACGGCAAGGTCTATCTGAACATGAAGGGTTCCTGCGCCGGCTGCCCGTCTTCAACGGCAACGCTGAAGCACGGCGTCCAGAACCTGCTGCGCCATTTCGTCCCGGAAGTGCAGGAAGTGATTGCCGCTTAA
- a CDS encoding universal stress protein has protein sequence MVSKRLSRLEGHRRKFMAVIDGTPECQRAVHYAGRRAKNSNGGLVLLYVIPDGDFQQWLGVEAIMRAEAREEAEAVVAKIAQIVRETIGIEPEVVIREGSAAEQINAVIEEDRDVAILVLAAGSAKEGPGPLVSSVAGRAAAFPIPVTVLPDTLTNEEIDALC, from the coding sequence ATGGTATCGAAGCGACTCTCACGGCTCGAAGGTCATCGCCGCAAATTCATGGCGGTGATCGACGGTACACCCGAATGCCAGCGCGCCGTTCATTATGCCGGCCGGCGCGCGAAGAATTCCAATGGCGGGCTGGTGCTGCTCTATGTCATCCCCGACGGGGATTTTCAGCAATGGCTCGGCGTCGAGGCGATCATGCGGGCGGAAGCCCGTGAAGAGGCCGAAGCGGTCGTTGCCAAGATCGCCCAGATCGTGCGCGAGACGATCGGCATCGAGCCTGAGGTCGTCATCCGTGAGGGCAGTGCGGCCGAACAGATCAACGCCGTGATCGAGGAAGACCGCGATGTGGCGATCCTGGTTCTGGCTGCCGGTTCGGCGAAGGAAGGTCCGGGACCGCTGGTTTCGTCGGTTGCCGGCCGCGCGGCGGCGTTTCCGATCCCGGTAACCGTGTTGCCGGATACGCTGACCAACGAGGAAATCGACGCCCTCTGCTGA
- the trpS gene encoding tryptophan--tRNA ligase, translating to MSEFKKLVFSGVQPTGNLHLGNYLGAIRRFVALQDGNDCIYCVVDMHALTAQLVHEDMPSQTRSIAAAFIAAGIDPEKHIVFNQSAVPQHAELAWIFNCVARIGWMNRMTQFKDKAGKDREQASLGLYAYPSLMAADILVYRATHVPVGEDQKQHLELARDIAMKFNLDYAEHISRTGYGVDITVGNEPVHAYFPMVEPLIGGPAPRVMSLRDGTKKMSKSDPSDLSRINLMDDEDAISKKIRKAKTDPDGLPSEIDGLQGRPEADNLVAIYAALADKSKADVLAEFGGQQFSVFKPALVDLAIHVMAPITGEMRRLMDDTSHIDAILRKGGERARARAEVTMSQVRDVIGFLY from the coding sequence ATGAGCGAATTCAAGAAACTCGTATTCTCCGGCGTGCAGCCGACCGGCAATCTGCATCTCGGCAATTATCTCGGCGCCATCCGGCGGTTCGTGGCGCTGCAGGACGGCAATGACTGCATCTACTGCGTCGTCGACATGCATGCGCTCACCGCCCAGCTCGTGCATGAGGACATGCCGAGCCAGACGCGCTCGATCGCCGCCGCCTTCATCGCCGCCGGCATCGATCCGGAAAAGCATATCGTCTTCAACCAGTCGGCCGTGCCGCAGCATGCCGAACTTGCCTGGATCTTCAATTGCGTCGCCCGCATCGGCTGGATGAACCGCATGACGCAATTCAAGGACAAGGCCGGCAAGGATCGCGAACAGGCTTCGCTCGGTCTCTACGCCTATCCTAGCCTGATGGCCGCCGACATTCTCGTCTATCGCGCCACCCATGTGCCTGTCGGTGAGGATCAAAAGCAGCATCTGGAGCTTGCCCGCGACATCGCGATGAAGTTCAACCTCGATTATGCCGAGCATATCAGCAGGACCGGTTATGGGGTCGACATCACCGTCGGCAACGAGCCGGTGCATGCCTATTTCCCGATGGTCGAACCGCTGATCGGCGGGCCGGCGCCGCGCGTCATGTCGCTGCGTGACGGCACCAAGAAAATGTCGAAATCCGACCCTTCCGACCTCTCCCGCATCAACCTGATGGACGACGAGGACGCGATCTCGAAGAAGATCCGCAAGGCAAAGACCGATCCGGACGGCCTGCCGAGCGAGATCGACGGGCTGCAGGGCCGCCCGGAAGCCGACAATCTGGTAGCAATCTATGCGGCCCTTGCCGACAAGTCGAAGGCCGACGTGCTTGCCGAATTCGGCGGCCAGCAGTTCTCCGTATTCAAGCCGGCACTGGTCGATCTCGCCATCCATGTGATGGCGCCGATCACCGGCGAGATGCGCCGGCTGATGGACGACACCAGCCATATCGACGCGATCCTGCGCAAGGGCGGCGAACGCGCCAGGGCCCGCGCCGAGGTGACGATGAGCCAGGTCCGCGACGTCATCGGCTTCCTCTACTGA
- a CDS encoding VOC family protein, with protein sequence MTIQSLFLVTLVVDDYDRAKAFYCDCLGFDCLQDETQLEGKRWVVVKPKGGAMVGDGAAFLLAQAADATQRAAIGNQTGGRVGFFLKTDDFARDHAALLAAGVRFLEEPRHEVYGTVAVFADPYGNSFDLIQHAAG encoded by the coding sequence ATGACGATCCAGTCGCTTTTCCTCGTCACCCTCGTCGTCGACGACTACGACCGCGCCAAGGCTTTCTATTGCGATTGCCTCGGTTTCGACTGCCTGCAGGACGAGACGCAGCTGGAGGGGAAGCGCTGGGTGGTGGTGAAGCCGAAGGGTGGGGCCATGGTTGGAGATGGAGCCGCGTTTCTGCTGGCGCAGGCGGCAGATGCGACGCAGCGCGCGGCGATCGGCAATCAGACCGGCGGCCGTGTCGGCTTCTTTCTGAAGACCGACGATTTTGCCCGCGACCATGCCGCACTGCTTGCGGCCGGCGTGCGCTTTCTGGAAGAGCCGCGACATGAGGTCTACGGCACGGTTGCGGTGTTTGCCGATCCCTACGGCAACAGCTTCGATCTGATCCAGCATGCCGCAGGCTGA
- a CDS encoding D-Ala-D-Ala carboxypeptidase family metallohydrolase translates to MQNASLLAMAGLFALQSATNAVGQDSKRPVLHLPSQDARLAYTVQTVSVRAGCFPERLRAVLSHIAAKTGRRPMITSGLRPHPSRHGSLHGKCLAADIRMPGLSERIIIAAARSAPGIGGIGTYCNGIVHVDVGPQRRWVDC, encoded by the coding sequence ATGCAGAACGCCAGTTTGCTCGCCATGGCAGGCCTTTTCGCCCTACAATCAGCAACCAACGCCGTCGGTCAAGACAGCAAACGACCGGTCCTCCATCTTCCCAGCCAGGATGCACGCCTCGCCTATACGGTCCAGACCGTCAGTGTTCGTGCCGGTTGTTTTCCCGAGCGTCTTCGGGCGGTCCTGTCGCATATCGCCGCAAAAACCGGGCGCCGGCCAATGATCACCTCCGGCCTCCGGCCGCATCCCAGCCGCCATGGATCCCTGCACGGAAAATGCCTGGCGGCCGATATCAGAATGCCGGGCCTCTCGGAGCGCATCATCATCGCGGCCGCCAGAAGTGCGCCTGGCATTGGCGGCATCGGCACCTATTGCAACGGTATCGTTCATGTCGACGTCGGACCGCAGCGGCGATGGGTCGATTGTTAA